Proteins encoded together in one Cicer arietinum cultivar CDC Frontier isolate Library 1 chromosome 4, Cicar.CDCFrontier_v2.0, whole genome shotgun sequence window:
- the LOC101509512 gene encoding protein SAR DEFICIENT 4 has product MASSFSSSPIFISTETLRTILTHQTLMNHIQTNLPKVSTFLQTPIRQHYNLSHHSSLLLMPSWSSSSSFPYIGVKLVTHFPQNSSLNLPGVQGSYVLFNSTNGQTLASMDSTELTLYRTSCVSGLGSKYLSRDDSEVLVMVGAGSLAPHLIRAHFSARPSLRKVLIWNRTVEKAKTLAQNLRESDEFSGLGLSFEGVECLDEVVGFGDIVSCATNSEMPLVKGERLKVGAHLDLVGSFKHSMKECDDEALRRGKVFVDNEAAMVEAGELVGAFERRVIKKNEIGGSLLELVSGDKVGRTSLEEITVFKSVGSAVVDMLAAQFVYETYTKR; this is encoded by the coding sequence ATggcttcttctttttcttcatctCCAATCTTCATATCAACCGAAACCTTACGCACAATCCTCACCCATCAAACTCTAATGAACCACATCCAAACCAATCTCCCCAAAGTTTCAACCTTTCTCCAAACCCCAATTCGCCAACACTACAATCTCTCTCATCACTCTTCTCTCCTCCTCATGCCTTCTTggtcttcttcctcttctttcCCTTACATTGGTGTCAAACTCGTAACCCATTTCCCTCAAAACTCTTCTCTCAATTTACCAGGTGTTCAAGGTAGCTATGTCCTCTTCAATTCAACAAATGGTCAAACACTTGCTTCTATGGATTCAACTGAACTCACCCTTTACAGAACCTCTTGTGTTTCTGGTTTGGGTTCTAAGTATTTATCAAGAGATGATAGTGAGGTTCTTGTTATGGTTGGTGCTGGTTCCCTTGCACCTCATTTGATTAGAGCTCATTTTTCAGCAAGACCCAGTTTGAGAAAAGTGTTGATTTGGAATAGAACAGTAGAAAAGGCAAAAACTTTGGCTCAGAATTTGAGGGAAAGTGATGAattttcaggtttagggttgaGTTTTGAGGGTGTTGAGTGTTTGGATGAGGTTGTTGGATTTGGGGATATTGTGAGTTGTGCTACTAATTCTGAAATGCCACTTGTTAAGGGTGAGAGGTTGAAGGTTGGAGCTCATCTGGATTTGGTGGGTTCTTTCAAGCATTCAATGAAAGAATGTGATGATGAGGCTTTAAGAAGGGGAAAAGTGTTTGTTGATAATGAAGCTGCAATGGTGGAAGCAGGGGAGTTGGTGGGTGCTTTTGAGAGGAGAGTGATCAAGAAAAATGAAATTGGGGGAAGTTTGTTGGAGCTTGTTAGTGGTGACAAAGTTGGGAGAACAAGTTTAGAGGAAATTACTGTTTTCAAGTCTGTTGGTTCTGCTGTTGTTGATATGCTTGCAGCACAGTTTGTTTATGAGACATACACAAAGAGATAG
- the LOC101509832 gene encoding uncharacterized protein: MGNCFFGAMADSDTTIKVTTSNGGIMEFSAPITVSFITKEFPGHAIFKSHDLFWKPLNQFDELETGQSYYLLPINNNVETSSEQQQHVVRQGHVRSNSLPTTSYPAPYRMSLDYTKGMRFLKKCSREREHLYSRRSVSKRCKSSNKFWKVKLVISPEQLVEILGQEGRTKELIESVRIVAKCGVGGCISSVAEEDNIVSDHQWSLSSTSWSISSKIDALAVGI; this comes from the coding sequence ATGGGAAACTGCTTCTTTGGGGCCATGGCAGATTCAGATACAACAATCAAAGTAACAACATCAAACGGTGGAATAATGGAATTCAGTGCACCAATAACAGTAAGTTTCATCACCAAAGAGTTCCCTGGTCATGCCATATTCAAAAGCCATGATCTTTTCTGGAAACCACTCAACCAATTCGATGAGTTAGAAACAGGACAATCATACTATTTGCTTCCAATCAACAACAATGTAGAAACATCAAgtgaacaacaacaacatgtTGTTAGACAAGGACATGTTAGATCAAACAGTTTACCAACAACCTCGTACCCTGCTCCATATAGAATGTCCTTAGATTACACCAAGGGAATGAGGTTTCTCAAAAAGTGTTCAAGAGAAAGAGAACATTTGTATAGTAGAAGAAGTGTTAGTAAAAGATGCAAAAGTAGCAATAAGTTTTGGAAAGTGAAGCTTGTGATTAGTCCAGAACAGTTGGTGGAAATTTTGGGACAAGAGGGTAGAACAAAAGAGTTGATTGAAAGTGTAAGGATTGTAGCAAAATGTGGTGTTGGTGGTTGCATTTCATCTGTAGCTGAAGAAGACAATATTGTTTCTGATCATCAGTGGAGCCTTTCTAGTACTAGTTGGAGCATTTCTTCTAAGATTGATGCATTAGCTGTTGGCATTTAG
- the LOC101510144 gene encoding heavy metal-associated isoprenylated plant protein 12-like, with amino-acid sequence MNKIVLQVDVHDDKTKKKAMKAISNISGVESVSMDLKEQKLTLTGDIDPVHVVGKLRKLCNPKILSVGAAKEPKKEEKKKVTEEKKEEKKNSTAGINVNVCEAYHYPVNMMRQPHYYYSSVEENPNACVIS; translated from the exons ATGAAT AAAATAGTGCTGCAAGTGGATGTACATGAtgacaaaacaaagaaaaaagccATGAAGGCAATCTCTAATATTTCAG GTGTTGAGTCAGTGTCTATGGATTTGAAGGAGCAGAAATTAACCTTAACTGGAGACATAGATCCTGTGCATGTCGTAGGGAAGTTGAGGAAGTTATGTAATCCTAAGATACTATCTGTTGGAGCAGCAAAGGAGCCtaagaaagaagagaaaaagaagGTCACAGaagagaaaaaggaagaaaagaaaaactcaaCAGCTGGTATTAATGTGAATGTTTGTGAAGCATATCATTATCCTGTGAATATGATGAGACAACCACATTACTATTACTCTAGTGTGGAAGAGAATCCTAATGCATGTGTTATCTCCTAA
- the LOC101510466 gene encoding uncharacterized protein — protein sequence MKQVVGMVVSNKMQKSVVVAVDRLFHHKVFNRYVKRTSKFMAHDENNLCNIGDRVRLDSSRPLSKRKHWVVAEILKKARIYVPPSAPVSQNVSSSSVSPTATS from the exons ATGAAGCAAGTAGTAGGAATGGTGGTTTCCAATAAAATGCAGAAATCGGTTGTGGTAGCAGTTGATAGATTATTCCACCACAAAGTGTTCAACCGATATGTCAAGCGTACCTCTAAGTTTATGGCTCACGACGAGAACAATCTTTGTAACATCGGTGACCGA GTTCGGCTGGATTCTTCTAGGCCTTTGAGCAAGCGTAAACATTGGGTGGTTGCTGAAATTCTCAAGAAAGCACGCATATATGTTCCACCCTCTGCACCGGTGTCTCAAAATGTGAGCTCCAGCTCTGTATCACCTACAGCTACATCATGA
- the LOC101511014 gene encoding receptor protein kinase-like protein ZAR1 encodes MTLILLCLFPLCFQLFFNFALSLSSDGLALLSLKFAVDQSEDGFFSDWNGGDSNPCGWSGISCGNISGIPEPRVVGIALAGKSLRGYIPSELGTLRYLRRLNLHDNEFYGVVPMQLFKATALHSIFLHRNNLSGPFPPSACTVPRLQNLDISDNFFSGNIPNDIKKCKQLQRLLLARNKFSGEIPSGVWSELDNLVQLDLSANDFKGSIPDDIGNLVSLSGTLNLSFNHLSDQIPNSLGKLPATVSFDLRNNNLIGEIPQTGTFSNQGPTAFLGNKDLCGFPLRKSCTGSNRDSGSSSSSHKDEQSNRSKGLNPGLIIVISVADAVGVALIGLVIVYVYWKKKDNDNVGSCNRKRRFGDEDEDEDEKGNGCSLLPCISGLNLKNEEDNENGEVEIDKGGKGEGELVTIDKGLKIELDELLRASTYVLGKSELGIVYKVVLGNGGPVVVRRLGEGGEERYKEFVAEVQAIGKVKHPNIVRLRAYYWAHDEKLLISDFISNGNLAHALRGRNGQPSSNLSWSTRLRIAKGIARGLSYLHECSPRKYVHGDIKPSNILLDNDLQPYISDFGLNRLISITGNNPSTGGFMGGALPYMKSSYKENRTNNNNYKAPEAHVPGCRPTQKWDVYSLGVVMLELLTGKSPESSPMSLSLSSSVSVVEGYELVRWVRNGFDQQSPLSEMVDPSLLQEVRAKKEVLAVFHVALACTEGDPEVRPRMKIVFENLEKIGR; translated from the exons ATGACGTTAATTCTGTTATGCTTATTTCCTCTTTGCTTTcaactttttttcaatttcgCACTTTCTCTCTCCTCCGATGGTCTCGCACTTCTGTCTCTTAAATTCGCCGTCGACCAATCCGAGGACGGCTTCTTCTCCGATTGGAACGGTGGCGATTCTAACCCGTGCGGTTGGTCGGGAATTTCCTGCGGTAACATCTCCGGTATTCCAGAGCCACGAGTTGTCGGAATTGCCCTCGCCGGAAAATCTCTCCGCGGCTATATTCCATCGGAGCTCGGCACGCTTCGCTACCTCCGTCGTCTTAATCTTCATGACAATGAATTCTACGGCGTTGTTCCAATGCAGCTCTTCAAAGCCACTGCACTTCACAGCATTTTTCTCCACCGTAACAACCTCTCCGGTCCGTTTCCACCCTCCGCATGCACCGTTCCGCGCCTCCAAAATCTCGATATTTCAGACAATTTCTTCTCCGGCAACATTCCTAACGATATCAAGAAATGTAAGCAGCTTCAACGGCTTCTCCTAGCAAGGAACAAATTCTCCGGAGAAATTCCGTCTGGCGTGTGGTCGGAGCTCGATAACCTAGTTCAACTCGACCTATCCGCTAACGATTTCAAAGGTTCAATCCCGGATGATATAGGCAACCTTGTTTCCCTCTCAGGCACATTGAACCTATCATTCAACCACCTCTCCGATCAAATTCCAAACTCACTCGGGAAATTGCCAGCCACCGTGAGCTTCGACCTCAGAAACAATAACCTCATCGGCGAGATTCCCCAAACGGGAACATTTTCAAACCAGGGCCCAACTGCATTCCTCGGTAACAAAGACCTGTGTGGATTTCCACTTCGAAAATCATGCACAGGTTCAAACCGAGACTCAGGTTCCAGTTCATCTTCTCACAAAGACGAACAGAGTAACCGCTCTAAAGGGCTCAACCCTGGTTTGATTATTGTGATCTCAGTAGCCGATGCTGTTGGAGTCGCTCTTATTGGACTTGTGATTGTCTATGTTTATTGGAAAAAGAAAGACAATGACAATGTGGGTAGTTGCAATAGGAAGAGAAGGTTTGGtgatgaggatgaggatgaggatgagAAAGGGAATGGTTGTTCTTTGCTTCCTTGTATTAGTGGTTTGAATTTGAAGAATGAGGAAGATAATGAAAATGGTGAGGTGGAGATAGATAAGGGAGGGAAAGGGGAAGGTGAATTGGTGACAATTGATAAAGGTTTGAAGATTGAACTTGATGAGCTATTGAGAGCCTCAACATATGTGTTGGGGAAGAGTGAATTGGGGATTGTGTATAAGGTGGTGCTTGGAAATGGGGGGCCAGTGGTTGTGAGGAGATTAGGAGAGGGTGGAGAAGAAAGGTATAAGGAGTTTGTAGCTGAAGTACAAGCCATTGGGAAGGTGAAGCATCCTAATATTGTGAGATTGAGAGCTTATTATTGGGCACATGATGAAAAGCTTCTTATAAGTGATTTCATCTCCAATGGCAATTTGGCACATGCACTTCGAG GTAGAAATGGCCAACCATCTTCAAACCTTTCATGGTCAACAAGGTTAAGAATTGCCAAAGGAATAGCAAGGGGCTTATCCTATCTTCATGAGTGCAGTCCTAGAAAATATGTACATGGTGACATAAAACCCTCAAATATCCTACTTGACAATGACTTACAACCCTACATTTCTGATTTTGGTCTTAATAGACTAATCAGCATCACAGGTAACAACCCTTCAACTGGTGGATTCATGGGTGGAGCTTTACCTTACATGAAATCATCATACAAAGAAAACAGAACCAATAACAACAATTACAAAGCGCCCGAGGCGCATGTACCTGGTTGTAGACCAACACAGAAATGGGATGTTTATTCATTAGGAGTTGTTATGCTTGAATTGTTAACAGGGAAGTCACCAGAATCATCTCCCATGTCGTTGTCGTTGTCGTCATCGGTTTCTGTGGTGGAAGGTTATGAGCTGGTAAGATGGGTGAGAAATGGGTTTGATCAACAAAGTCCTTTATCTGAAATGGTTGATCCATCTTTGTTACAAGAAGTGAGAGCTAAGAAAGAGGTATTGGCTGTGTTTCATGTTGCACTTGCTTGTACTGAAGGTGACCCTGAAGTTAGGCCTAGAATGAAAATTGTCTTTGAAAATCTTGAAAAGATTGGAAGGTAA